Proteins encoded in a region of the Sparus aurata chromosome 6, fSpaAur1.1, whole genome shotgun sequence genome:
- the stau1 gene encoding double-stranded RNA-binding protein Staufen homolog 1 isoform X2 yields the protein MSQLQFQCPASPMPAASAPLQLGQPQPGYSIPCASGTLPSESASQPIRSSALPAGSATPYNTTTVSNMANPKEKTPMCLVNELARFNKIQPEYKLLCEQGPAHSKIFSVRLTLGDQHWEAEGTSIKKAQHSAAASALDETTLPKPTVRTPRNTGKNPADGMTHTMELNALCMKLGKKPMYKPIDPYPGMRPPNFNYNVRAPGPYQRSMQQYYYPFPPVGPMLYHMELSIGGQQFFGKGRTRQLAKHEAAAKALKELHKEPILQQLPAMNGEPEEENLNKSEISQVFEIALKRNLPVNFEVLKEEGPPHMKSFVVCVTVGEFTGQGEGKSKKIAKKLAAAAVLGELKKLPHIPSVEKTLPRIKKKTKSIIKTSPEYGQGMNPISRLAQIQQAKKEKEPEYSMVTERGLPRRREFVMQVTVCGQSAEGMGPSKKVAKRNAAEKMLELLGYKVPQPQPPKPALKTDEKTPVKKPGDGRKVTFFEPGSVEDVALGSKEEEFRLPYLSHQQLPAGILPMVPEVAQAVGVCQGSQAKDYSRAIPNPGKATITAMIANELLYAGTSLTAETILKNKNNMNQLPHGPLTRPSEQLSFLASVQSLLVEYKDFPKNNKNEFVSLINCSSQPPLISHGIGKDVESCHDMAALNILKLLSELDQQSNERTGNGPVSRCGKQEIEGDLHLKQANSSTLAQTLDGTV from the exons ATGTCCCAGCTCCAGTTTCAGTGTCCAGCTAGCCCCATGCCTGCTGCCTCTGCCCCACTGCAGCTGGGGCAGCCACAGCCTGGCTACAGCATCCCGTGTGCCTCAGGCACCTTACCCTCGGAGAGCGCCAGCCAGCCCATCAGGAGCTCCGCTCTCCCTGCGGGCTCAGCCACTCCCTACAATACCACCACAg TATCTAACATGGCAAACCCTAAAGAGAAGACCCCCATGTGTTTGGTGAATGAGTTAGCCCGTTTCAACAAGATCCAACCTGAGTATAAGCTGCTTTGTGAGCAAGGACCAGCTCACTCCAAG ATTTTCTCAGTTAGACTCACACTGGGAGATCAGCACTGGGAAGCAGAGGGGACCAGCATCAAGAAAGCCCAGCATTCCGCGGCTGCATCTGCCCTCGATGAGACGACACTTCCCAAGCCCACCGTGAGGACGCCCCGCAACACAGGCAAGAACCCAG CAGATGGAATGACACATACCATGGAGTTAAATGCACTATGTATGAAGCTTGGTAAAAAGCCAATGTATAAACCCATCGACCCGTACCCGGGGATGAGACCACCAAACTTCAACTACAACGTCCGGGCTCCAGGACCTTACCAGCGCTCTATGCAACA GTACTACTACCCATTTCCTCCAGTGGGACCAATGTTATACCACATGGAGCTTTCCATCGGAGGCCAGCAGTTTTTTGGTAAGGGACGCACACGGCAGTTAGCCAAACATGAAGCTGCTGCCAAGGCCCTGAAAGAGCTGCACAAGGAGCCAATCTTGCAACAGTTGCCAGCG ATGAATGGAGAGCCTGAGGAGGAGAACCTCAACAAATCAGAAATCAGTCAAGTGTTTGAAATTGCACTGAAACGAAACTTACCTGTCAACTTTGAG GTTTTAAAGGAGGAAGGCCCTCCCCACATGAAGAGTTTTgtagtgtgtgttacagtcgggGAGTTCACTGGTCAGGGTGAAGGGAAGAGTAAAAAGATTGCCAAGAagctggcagcagcagcggtgctGGGGGAGTTGAAGAAGCTACCCCATATACCCAGTGTGGAAAAAACGCTGCCACGCATCAAGAAGAAAACCAAATCCATCATCAAG ACCAGCCCAGAATATGGCCAGGGAATGAATCCCATCAGTCGCCTGGCTCAGATTCAGCAGGCCAAGAAGGAGAAGGAACCAGAATACAGCATGGTGACAGAGAGAGGTCTACCTCGGCGCAGGGAGTTCGTCATGCAG GTGACAGTGTGTGGCCAGTCTGCGGAGGGAATGGGACCTAGTAAAAAGGTGGCCAAGAGGAACGCAGCAGAAAAGATGCTGGAGCTCTTGGGATATAAAGTGCCTCAGCCTCAGCCCCCCAAACCGGCACTCAAGACTGATGAAAAG ACCCCAGTGAAAAAGCCTGGGGATGGGCGCAAAGTGACCTTCTTTGAACCTGGCTCTGTAGAGGACGTGGCATTGG GTTCCAAGGAGGAGGAGTTCCGCCTGCCTTACCTGAGCCACCAGCAGCTGCCTGCAGGCATCCTGCCGATGGTACCTGAGGTAGCTCAAGCAGTCGGGGTCTGCCAAGGATCCCAGGCTAAGGATTACAGTCGAGCTATACCCAACCCAGGCAAGGCCACAATCACTGCCATGATTGCCAACGAGCTGCTTTACGCAGGGACATCCCTGACTGCTGAGACTATCCTGAAGaacaaaaataacatgaacCAACTGCCCCACGGTCCCCTCACCAGGCCTTCAGAACAGCTCAGCTTTCTGGCGTCGGTGCAGTCCCTGCTG GTGGAGTACAAAGATTTTCCTAAAAACAATAAGAACGAGTTTGTGTCACTGATCAACTGCTCCTCCCAGCCACCGCTCATCAGTCATGGGATTGGGAAAGACGTAGAATCATGTCATGATATG GCTGCACTGAATATATTGAAGTTGCTCTCCGAGTTGGACCAGCAGTCAAATGAAAGGACAGGAAATGGACCAGTCTCTCG GTGTGGCAAGCAGGAAATCGAAGGTGACTTGCACCTCAAACAGGCTAACTCAAGCACATTGGCACAGACCCTGGATGGCACTGTTTAG
- the stau1 gene encoding double-stranded RNA-binding protein Staufen homolog 1 isoform X3, with the protein MSQLQFQCPASPMPAASAPLQLGQPQPGYSIPCASGTLPSESASQPIRSSALPAGSATPYNTTTVSNMANPKEKTPMCLVNELARFNKIQPEYKLLCEQGPAHSKIFSVRLTLGDQHWEAEGTSIKKAQHSAAASALDETTLPKPTVRTPRNTADGMTHTMELNALCMKLGKKPMYKPIDPYPGMRPPNFNYNVRAPGPYQRSMQQYYYPFPPVGPMLYHMELSIGGQQFFGKGRTRQLAKHEAAAKALKELHKEPILQQLPAMNGEPEEENLNKSEISQVFEIALKRNLPVNFEVLKEEGPPHMKSFVVCVTVGEFTGQGEGKSKKIAKKLAAAAVLGELKKLPHIPSVEKTLPRIKKKTKSIIKLQTSPEYGQGMNPISRLAQIQQAKKEKEPEYSMVTERGLPRRREFVMQVTVCGQSAEGMGPSKKVAKRNAAEKMLELLGYKVPQPQPPKPALKTDEKTPVKKPGDGRKVTFFEPGSVEDVALGSKEEEFRLPYLSHQQLPAGILPMVPEVAQAVGVCQGSQAKDYSRAIPNPGKATITAMIANELLYAGTSLTAETILKNKNNMNQLPHGPLTRPSEQLSFLASVQSLLVEYKDFPKNNKNEFVSLINCSSQPPLISHGIGKDVESCHDMAALNILKLLSELDQQSNERTGNGPVSRCGKQEIEGDLHLKQANSSTLAQTLDGTV; encoded by the exons ATGTCCCAGCTCCAGTTTCAGTGTCCAGCTAGCCCCATGCCTGCTGCCTCTGCCCCACTGCAGCTGGGGCAGCCACAGCCTGGCTACAGCATCCCGTGTGCCTCAGGCACCTTACCCTCGGAGAGCGCCAGCCAGCCCATCAGGAGCTCCGCTCTCCCTGCGGGCTCAGCCACTCCCTACAATACCACCACAg TATCTAACATGGCAAACCCTAAAGAGAAGACCCCCATGTGTTTGGTGAATGAGTTAGCCCGTTTCAACAAGATCCAACCTGAGTATAAGCTGCTTTGTGAGCAAGGACCAGCTCACTCCAAG ATTTTCTCAGTTAGACTCACACTGGGAGATCAGCACTGGGAAGCAGAGGGGACCAGCATCAAGAAAGCCCAGCATTCCGCGGCTGCATCTGCCCTCGATGAGACGACACTTCCCAAGCCCACCGTGAGGACGCCCCGCAACACAG CAGATGGAATGACACATACCATGGAGTTAAATGCACTATGTATGAAGCTTGGTAAAAAGCCAATGTATAAACCCATCGACCCGTACCCGGGGATGAGACCACCAAACTTCAACTACAACGTCCGGGCTCCAGGACCTTACCAGCGCTCTATGCAACA GTACTACTACCCATTTCCTCCAGTGGGACCAATGTTATACCACATGGAGCTTTCCATCGGAGGCCAGCAGTTTTTTGGTAAGGGACGCACACGGCAGTTAGCCAAACATGAAGCTGCTGCCAAGGCCCTGAAAGAGCTGCACAAGGAGCCAATCTTGCAACAGTTGCCAGCG ATGAATGGAGAGCCTGAGGAGGAGAACCTCAACAAATCAGAAATCAGTCAAGTGTTTGAAATTGCACTGAAACGAAACTTACCTGTCAACTTTGAG GTTTTAAAGGAGGAAGGCCCTCCCCACATGAAGAGTTTTgtagtgtgtgttacagtcgggGAGTTCACTGGTCAGGGTGAAGGGAAGAGTAAAAAGATTGCCAAGAagctggcagcagcagcggtgctGGGGGAGTTGAAGAAGCTACCCCATATACCCAGTGTGGAAAAAACGCTGCCACGCATCAAGAAGAAAACCAAATCCATCATCAAG CTGCAGACCAGCCCAGAATATGGCCAGGGAATGAATCCCATCAGTCGCCTGGCTCAGATTCAGCAGGCCAAGAAGGAGAAGGAACCAGAATACAGCATGGTGACAGAGAGAGGTCTACCTCGGCGCAGGGAGTTCGTCATGCAG GTGACAGTGTGTGGCCAGTCTGCGGAGGGAATGGGACCTAGTAAAAAGGTGGCCAAGAGGAACGCAGCAGAAAAGATGCTGGAGCTCTTGGGATATAAAGTGCCTCAGCCTCAGCCCCCCAAACCGGCACTCAAGACTGATGAAAAG ACCCCAGTGAAAAAGCCTGGGGATGGGCGCAAAGTGACCTTCTTTGAACCTGGCTCTGTAGAGGACGTGGCATTGG GTTCCAAGGAGGAGGAGTTCCGCCTGCCTTACCTGAGCCACCAGCAGCTGCCTGCAGGCATCCTGCCGATGGTACCTGAGGTAGCTCAAGCAGTCGGGGTCTGCCAAGGATCCCAGGCTAAGGATTACAGTCGAGCTATACCCAACCCAGGCAAGGCCACAATCACTGCCATGATTGCCAACGAGCTGCTTTACGCAGGGACATCCCTGACTGCTGAGACTATCCTGAAGaacaaaaataacatgaacCAACTGCCCCACGGTCCCCTCACCAGGCCTTCAGAACAGCTCAGCTTTCTGGCGTCGGTGCAGTCCCTGCTG GTGGAGTACAAAGATTTTCCTAAAAACAATAAGAACGAGTTTGTGTCACTGATCAACTGCTCCTCCCAGCCACCGCTCATCAGTCATGGGATTGGGAAAGACGTAGAATCATGTCATGATATG GCTGCACTGAATATATTGAAGTTGCTCTCCGAGTTGGACCAGCAGTCAAATGAAAGGACAGGAAATGGACCAGTCTCTCG GTGTGGCAAGCAGGAAATCGAAGGTGACTTGCACCTCAAACAGGCTAACTCAAGCACATTGGCACAGACCCTGGATGGCACTGTTTAG
- the stau1 gene encoding double-stranded RNA-binding protein Staufen homolog 1 isoform X1: MSQLQFQCPASPMPAASAPLQLGQPQPGYSIPCASGTLPSESASQPIRSSALPAGSATPYNTTTVSNMANPKEKTPMCLVNELARFNKIQPEYKLLCEQGPAHSKIFSVRLTLGDQHWEAEGTSIKKAQHSAAASALDETTLPKPTVRTPRNTGKNPADGMTHTMELNALCMKLGKKPMYKPIDPYPGMRPPNFNYNVRAPGPYQRSMQQYYYPFPPVGPMLYHMELSIGGQQFFGKGRTRQLAKHEAAAKALKELHKEPILQQLPAMNGEPEEENLNKSEISQVFEIALKRNLPVNFEVLKEEGPPHMKSFVVCVTVGEFTGQGEGKSKKIAKKLAAAAVLGELKKLPHIPSVEKTLPRIKKKTKSIIKLQTSPEYGQGMNPISRLAQIQQAKKEKEPEYSMVTERGLPRRREFVMQVTVCGQSAEGMGPSKKVAKRNAAEKMLELLGYKVPQPQPPKPALKTDEKTPVKKPGDGRKVTFFEPGSVEDVALGSKEEEFRLPYLSHQQLPAGILPMVPEVAQAVGVCQGSQAKDYSRAIPNPGKATITAMIANELLYAGTSLTAETILKNKNNMNQLPHGPLTRPSEQLSFLASVQSLLVEYKDFPKNNKNEFVSLINCSSQPPLISHGIGKDVESCHDMAALNILKLLSELDQQSNERTGNGPVSRCGKQEIEGDLHLKQANSSTLAQTLDGTV, encoded by the exons ATGTCCCAGCTCCAGTTTCAGTGTCCAGCTAGCCCCATGCCTGCTGCCTCTGCCCCACTGCAGCTGGGGCAGCCACAGCCTGGCTACAGCATCCCGTGTGCCTCAGGCACCTTACCCTCGGAGAGCGCCAGCCAGCCCATCAGGAGCTCCGCTCTCCCTGCGGGCTCAGCCACTCCCTACAATACCACCACAg TATCTAACATGGCAAACCCTAAAGAGAAGACCCCCATGTGTTTGGTGAATGAGTTAGCCCGTTTCAACAAGATCCAACCTGAGTATAAGCTGCTTTGTGAGCAAGGACCAGCTCACTCCAAG ATTTTCTCAGTTAGACTCACACTGGGAGATCAGCACTGGGAAGCAGAGGGGACCAGCATCAAGAAAGCCCAGCATTCCGCGGCTGCATCTGCCCTCGATGAGACGACACTTCCCAAGCCCACCGTGAGGACGCCCCGCAACACAGGCAAGAACCCAG CAGATGGAATGACACATACCATGGAGTTAAATGCACTATGTATGAAGCTTGGTAAAAAGCCAATGTATAAACCCATCGACCCGTACCCGGGGATGAGACCACCAAACTTCAACTACAACGTCCGGGCTCCAGGACCTTACCAGCGCTCTATGCAACA GTACTACTACCCATTTCCTCCAGTGGGACCAATGTTATACCACATGGAGCTTTCCATCGGAGGCCAGCAGTTTTTTGGTAAGGGACGCACACGGCAGTTAGCCAAACATGAAGCTGCTGCCAAGGCCCTGAAAGAGCTGCACAAGGAGCCAATCTTGCAACAGTTGCCAGCG ATGAATGGAGAGCCTGAGGAGGAGAACCTCAACAAATCAGAAATCAGTCAAGTGTTTGAAATTGCACTGAAACGAAACTTACCTGTCAACTTTGAG GTTTTAAAGGAGGAAGGCCCTCCCCACATGAAGAGTTTTgtagtgtgtgttacagtcgggGAGTTCACTGGTCAGGGTGAAGGGAAGAGTAAAAAGATTGCCAAGAagctggcagcagcagcggtgctGGGGGAGTTGAAGAAGCTACCCCATATACCCAGTGTGGAAAAAACGCTGCCACGCATCAAGAAGAAAACCAAATCCATCATCAAG CTGCAGACCAGCCCAGAATATGGCCAGGGAATGAATCCCATCAGTCGCCTGGCTCAGATTCAGCAGGCCAAGAAGGAGAAGGAACCAGAATACAGCATGGTGACAGAGAGAGGTCTACCTCGGCGCAGGGAGTTCGTCATGCAG GTGACAGTGTGTGGCCAGTCTGCGGAGGGAATGGGACCTAGTAAAAAGGTGGCCAAGAGGAACGCAGCAGAAAAGATGCTGGAGCTCTTGGGATATAAAGTGCCTCAGCCTCAGCCCCCCAAACCGGCACTCAAGACTGATGAAAAG ACCCCAGTGAAAAAGCCTGGGGATGGGCGCAAAGTGACCTTCTTTGAACCTGGCTCTGTAGAGGACGTGGCATTGG GTTCCAAGGAGGAGGAGTTCCGCCTGCCTTACCTGAGCCACCAGCAGCTGCCTGCAGGCATCCTGCCGATGGTACCTGAGGTAGCTCAAGCAGTCGGGGTCTGCCAAGGATCCCAGGCTAAGGATTACAGTCGAGCTATACCCAACCCAGGCAAGGCCACAATCACTGCCATGATTGCCAACGAGCTGCTTTACGCAGGGACATCCCTGACTGCTGAGACTATCCTGAAGaacaaaaataacatgaacCAACTGCCCCACGGTCCCCTCACCAGGCCTTCAGAACAGCTCAGCTTTCTGGCGTCGGTGCAGTCCCTGCTG GTGGAGTACAAAGATTTTCCTAAAAACAATAAGAACGAGTTTGTGTCACTGATCAACTGCTCCTCCCAGCCACCGCTCATCAGTCATGGGATTGGGAAAGACGTAGAATCATGTCATGATATG GCTGCACTGAATATATTGAAGTTGCTCTCCGAGTTGGACCAGCAGTCAAATGAAAGGACAGGAAATGGACCAGTCTCTCG GTGTGGCAAGCAGGAAATCGAAGGTGACTTGCACCTCAAACAGGCTAACTCAAGCACATTGGCACAGACCCTGGATGGCACTGTTTAG